A genomic region of bacterium contains the following coding sequences:
- a CDS encoding TonB-dependent receptor, whose translation MRKMKRNLGWLLLLLVVPGLLLAQTTGKISGKVMDAKTGQPLPGANIIVEGTSSGAVADLNGDFFILNVAPGTYTLRAQMMGYETVRMQNVLVSVNRTTESKIRMKETVLEGEVVVVQAEKVAMKKDQTSTVRNVSSQQIAALPVENMGAVVSMQAGVVNGHFRGGRSNEVTYLVDGMQVTEAFGGSGRNVELETEAIQDLEVITGTFNAEYGRAMSGIVNAVTKSGGQHYSGSIAEDLGNYYTNHKSIFIGLKDEDVLRNQDFKFQLSGPVLPGWKSGPTFFVNGRYQDNKNHLNGVRRFNPWDLSNFIPIDPMMWYSEHTGDSSYVPMNKSLNKSLMGKLAFDMIKNIRMSLLYTRNDDEWHGYSHIWKYNPDGRATSYRTSDLFSFEFNHMISKKFFYEVKLSYLDNFNGYYLYRNPTDSRYLHDKYLTSDGPGFYTGGQDKSHSLRWLKDTNAKLDVTWQATKNHSLKSGILYTLHDLDQQSRTIRNKYYGTDLENELYEPVVYSDSSVYSDIYKVKPKELSAYIQDKIEYDEMVINFGLRYDYFDPNTVYPSDLRNPANQLVFADSLNRKTTYPKADAKVQISPRLGLSYQLSNAALLHFSYGHFFQMPPLYALYDNHSLQVSPTDYSTTMGNPQIKAQRTVQYEIGLWQELIKGMGLEVALFYRDIYDLLSAKVITTYDQIEYGLYSNKDYGNAKGLEVKYDFVSGSFSAYANYTLQYSRGNADNPTTTFTRAGSSMDPISRLIPMSWDQRHTLNVTLGYNTMKYGTTMTAYYNSGATYTWSPLDESQLAKVNLYPNNAKMPSTYSVDMSAYYDIKLIKQLKTRITMNIYNLFDTLNEWGVNGNTGRAYTAIVRDSDLANHRSNFNTYYDRIHNPSMYATPRMIKLGMGIMF comes from the coding sequence CGTCGAAGGGACCAGCTCCGGTGCCGTCGCTGATCTCAACGGTGATTTCTTCATCCTCAACGTGGCGCCGGGTACCTATACCCTGCGCGCCCAGATGATGGGATACGAAACCGTGCGTATGCAAAATGTCCTCGTCTCGGTCAACCGCACCACTGAGAGCAAAATCCGCATGAAGGAGACGGTGCTCGAGGGAGAGGTCGTGGTCGTCCAGGCCGAGAAGGTCGCCATGAAAAAAGACCAGACCAGCACGGTGCGTAACGTGTCGTCGCAGCAGATCGCTGCCCTCCCGGTCGAAAACATGGGGGCGGTGGTCTCGATGCAGGCCGGCGTCGTCAACGGCCATTTCCGCGGCGGCCGCAGCAACGAAGTCACCTACCTGGTGGACGGCATGCAAGTCACGGAGGCTTTTGGCGGCAGCGGCCGTAACGTGGAGTTGGAGACCGAAGCAATTCAGGACCTCGAGGTCATCACCGGGACCTTCAATGCCGAATACGGACGAGCCATGAGCGGCATCGTCAATGCCGTCACCAAGTCGGGCGGCCAGCACTACAGCGGCTCGATTGCCGAGGACCTCGGTAACTACTATACCAACCACAAGAGTATTTTTATCGGCCTCAAGGATGAGGATGTCCTGCGCAATCAGGACTTTAAATTCCAGCTCAGCGGCCCGGTCCTGCCGGGATGGAAATCCGGCCCGACCTTCTTCGTCAACGGCCGCTACCAGGACAACAAAAACCACCTCAACGGCGTGCGCCGTTTCAATCCCTGGGACCTGAGCAACTTCATACCAATCGATCCGATGATGTGGTATTCCGAACACACCGGCGACAGCTCCTATGTGCCGATGAACAAGAGCCTCAACAAATCGCTCATGGGCAAACTCGCCTTCGACATGATCAAGAACATCCGCATGTCGCTGCTGTATACCCGCAACGACGACGAATGGCACGGCTATTCGCATATCTGGAAATATAATCCCGATGGCCGCGCCACCTCATACCGCACCTCGGACCTTTTCTCGTTCGAATTCAACCACATGATCAGCAAAAAGTTTTTCTATGAGGTCAAACTCTCCTATCTCGATAACTTTAACGGCTACTATCTCTATCGCAATCCCACCGATTCACGCTACCTCCACGATAAATATCTGACCAGCGACGGCCCCGGTTTCTATACCGGCGGCCAGGACAAGAGCCACTCCCTGCGCTGGCTCAAGGATACCAACGCCAAACTGGATGTGACCTGGCAGGCCACCAAGAACCACAGCCTCAAGAGCGGCATCCTCTACACCCTGCACGACCTCGATCAGCAGTCCCGCACGATCCGCAACAAATACTATGGCACCGACCTGGAAAATGAACTGTACGAGCCGGTCGTTTACTCCGATTCCTCGGTCTATTCCGACATCTACAAGGTCAAGCCGAAAGAACTTTCTGCTTACATCCAGGACAAGATCGAGTACGACGAGATGGTGATCAATTTTGGCTTGCGCTATGACTATTTCGATCCGAATACGGTCTATCCCTCGGACTTACGCAATCCGGCCAACCAGCTGGTCTTCGCCGACAGCTTGAACCGCAAGACCACCTATCCCAAGGCGGATGCCAAAGTGCAGATCAGCCCGCGCCTCGGCCTTTCCTACCAGCTCAGCAATGCCGCGCTGCTCCATTTCAGCTATGGTCACTTTTTCCAGATGCCGCCCCTTTATGCCCTCTATGATAACCACTCGCTGCAGGTTTCGCCGACCGATTACTCGACGACCATGGGCAATCCCCAGATCAAGGCGCAGCGCACCGTCCAATACGAGATCGGCCTCTGGCAGGAGCTGATCAAGGGGATGGGGCTGGAAGTGGCTCTCTTTTACCGCGACATCTACGATCTTCTCAGCGCCAAGGTGATCACCACATACGATCAGATCGAATACGGCCTCTACAGCAACAAGGATTATGGCAATGCCAAGGGTCTGGAGGTCAAGTACGATTTCGTCTCGGGCAGTTTTTCGGCCTACGCTAACTATACTCTGCAGTACTCCCGCGGCAATGCCGACAACCCGACGACCACCTTCACCCGCGCCGGAAGCAGCATGGATCCGATCAGCCGACTGATCCCGATGAGCTGGGACCAGCGCCATACCCTGAATGTGACCCTCGGCTACAATACGATGAAATACGGCACGACGATGACCGCCTATTATAACTCGGGCGCCACTTATACCTGGTCACCGCTGGACGAGAGCCAGCTGGCCAAGGTCAACCTCTATCCCAACAACGCCAAGATGCCCAGCACCTACAGTGTGGACATGAGCGCCTATTACGATATCAAGCTCATCAAGCAGCTCAAGACGCGGATCACCATGAATATCTATAATCTCTTTGACACGCTCAACGAATGGGGCGTCAACGGCAACACCGGCCGGGCCTATACCGCCATCGTCCGCGACTCGGACCTGGCCAATCACCGCAGTAATTTCAACACCTACTACGACCGGATCCACAATCCGTCGATGTATGCCACGCCGCGGATGATCAAGCTGGGCATGGGCATCATGTTCTGA